A single window of Selenihalanaerobacter shriftii DNA harbors:
- the dmpI gene encoding 4-oxalocrotonate tautomerase DmpI, with protein MPIITVDGPELTKEQKKELIESFTKTASNVIELPEEAFVVLIKEMEADNVGVGGEILAEKHGE; from the coding sequence ATGCCAATTATTACTGTAGATGGACCTGAATTAACTAAAGAACAAAAGAAAGAGTTAATTGAATCATTCACTAAGACTGCTAGTAATGTTATAGAGTTACCAGAAGAAGCATTTGTAGTATTGATTAAAGAGATGGAAGCTGATAATGTTGGAGTTGGTGGTGAAATTTTAGCAGAAAAACATGGAGAGTAA
- a CDS encoding YbaN family protein, which yields MKNFVRILLIIIGSISVLLGIIGVILPVIPTTPFLLLAAICYARSSERFYNWLLSNKLLGRFIKDYREGKGIPLKAKILAISMLWISMGITVIFIIPKLFVKILLTLIAGSVTFYILSIKTYIQ from the coding sequence ATGAAGAATTTTGTTAGAATTCTATTGATTATTATAGGAAGTATTTCTGTATTGCTTGGCATAATAGGAGTAATATTACCTGTTATCCCTACTACTCCTTTTTTATTACTTGCTGCTATATGCTATGCGAGAAGCTCAGAAAGATTTTATAATTGGCTTTTAAGTAATAAACTATTGGGCAGATTTATTAAGGATTACCGTGAAGGGAAAGGGATACCTTTAAAAGCGAAAATTTTGGCTATTTCTATGTTGTGGATAAGTATGGGAATAACAGTTATATTTATAATTCCTAAATTATTTGTAAAGATTTTATTGACATTAATAGCAGGTAGTGTCACTTTTTATATTCTCTCTATAAAGACTTATATACAATAA
- the trmL gene encoding tRNA (uridine(34)/cytosine(34)/5-carboxymethylaminomethyluridine(34)-2'-O)-methyltransferase TrmL, which yields MNIVLYQPEIPPNTGNIARTCACTGASLHLIRPLGFSTDEKSLRRAGLDYWDMLDVHYYDSFEELEEKYPDHNFYFATKFATKFHTEIKYKEDDFLVFGKETAGLPDVITEHYSENCIRIPMIGDARSLNLANSVCVVLYESLRQLEFRDLT from the coding sequence GTGAATATAGTGCTTTATCAACCAGAGATTCCACCAAATACCGGTAATATTGCTAGGACTTGTGCGTGCACTGGTGCTTCATTACATTTAATTCGACCTCTAGGCTTTTCTACTGATGAGAAATCTTTAAGAAGAGCAGGGTTAGATTATTGGGATATGTTAGATGTACATTATTATGATAGTTTTGAAGAGTTAGAAGAGAAGTATCCAGATCATAATTTTTACTTTGCTACTAAGTTTGCTACTAAATTTCATACAGAGATAAAATATAAAGAAGACGATTTTTTGGTATTTGGGAAGGAAACAGCTGGATTACCTGATGTAATTACTGAACATTATAGTGAGAATTGTATTAGAATTCCTATGATAGGAGATGCCCGTTCCTTAAATTTAGCTAATTCAGTCTGTGTTGTTTTATATGAATCTTTAAGACAACTGGAGTTTAGGGATTTAACTTAA
- a CDS encoding DUF523 domain-containing protein, giving the protein MLLVSSCLLGFDCKYNGENNENEEALKLFENIQVIPICPESLAQLPIPRPPAEIQEGDGNDVLDGQAKVIDKHGRDLTSDFIEGAYQALQQAKMNGVNLALLKARSPSCGSCQIYSGNFDGKLKEGDGITAALFKRNGIKVYTEEETGQLLNKI; this is encoded by the coding sequence ATGCTCTTAGTTAGTTCTTGTTTATTAGGATTTGATTGTAAATATAATGGCGAAAACAATGAAAATGAAGAGGCACTAAAGTTATTTGAAAATATACAGGTGATTCCTATTTGCCCAGAAAGTTTAGCACAGTTGCCTATTCCGCGCCCACCAGCTGAGATTCAAGAAGGGGATGGAAATGATGTATTAGATGGGCAGGCTAAAGTAATAGATAAGCATGGAAGAGATTTAACTAGTGATTTTATTGAAGGTGCATATCAAGCATTGCAACAGGCTAAGATGAATGGAGTTAACCTAGCTCTGCTTAAGGCTAGAAGTCCTTCTTGTGGTAGCTGTCAAATATATTCTGGTAATTTTGATGGAAAGTTAAAAGAAGGTGACGGAATAACAGCTGCTTTATTTAAAAGAAATGGAATCAAAGTATATACTGAAGAAGAAACAGGTCAATTATTGAATAAAATTTAA
- a CDS encoding MTAP family purine nucleoside phosphorylase: MAKNIPKANYAIIGGSSTYSLRFPEDLSADDVEILEKGLIFDTPYGKSPEFKLFQLGEKRVLTCKMHGWRKWQEDLSRSESSQQIFWVFMQAGVKKIFAEGGVGAINHLLEPRDVIVPTDYIDQSLRKDVDLNQGYLLMMRQAVCPDLHQALYGASKDNTIGRAFNRGNYVVTEGRHFESPAEIQMYKQAGADVVGQTMCPEVYLAREIGACYAAVYLVVNYAEGIVEDWTHDELSDLFHNEGEVIGNILLNSLRDIDSKQECGCNDLRKPTMIKEENRGE, from the coding sequence ATGGCTAAAAATATTCCAAAAGCTAATTATGCAATTATTGGTGGTTCTAGTACTTACTCTTTAAGATTTCCTGAAGACTTATCTGCTGATGATGTTGAAATTCTAGAAAAAGGATTAATATTTGATACTCCATATGGAAAGAGCCCGGAGTTTAAACTATTCCAATTAGGAGAAAAGCGTGTTCTTACTTGTAAGATGCATGGTTGGAGAAAATGGCAAGAAGATTTAAGTCGTAGTGAGTCATCACAACAGATATTTTGGGTCTTTATGCAGGCGGGAGTCAAGAAAATATTTGCGGAAGGTGGAGTAGGAGCAATTAATCATCTTTTAGAACCAAGAGATGTAATTGTCCCTACTGATTATATAGATCAATCTTTAAGAAAAGATGTAGATTTAAATCAAGGTTATTTATTAATGATGAGGCAAGCCGTCTGTCCTGACCTGCATCAAGCCCTATATGGTGCATCTAAGGATAATACTATTGGTAGAGCATTTAATAGAGGGAATTATGTAGTTACTGAAGGACGACATTTTGAAAGTCCGGCTGAAATTCAGATGTATAAGCAGGCTGGGGCTGATGTTGTAGGTCAGACTATGTGTCCAGAAGTTTATTTAGCTAGAGAGATTGGTGCTTGTTATGCTGCAGTTTATTTGGTGGTGAATTATGCTGAAGGTATTGTAGAAGATTGGACTCACGATGAATTAAGTGATCTCTTTCATAATGAAGGGGAGGTAATCGGAAACATTTTATTAAATTCTTTAAGAGATATAGACTCCAAACAAGAATGTGGGTGTAATGATTTACGGAAACCAACAATGATTAAAGAGGAGAACCGTGGAGAGTAA
- the aroF gene encoding 3-deoxy-7-phosphoheptulonate synthase: protein MLKDLKVKNHKGEVKIGELKIGSNELVVMAGPCAVESREQILKAAEEVKKNGGQILRGGAFKPRTSPYSFQGLGEEGLKLLAEAREKKGLKIITEVIDSEAIELVDNYADILQIGSRNMQNYGLLKKLGKVDTPVMLKRGYAATIKEWLLSAEYIISHGNPDVILCERGIRTFETATRNTLDLNAIALVKELTNLPVIIDPSHGTGKRSLVNPLAKAGISVGADGIIVEMHPNPAEALCDGEQSLTISDFALLIDDLEKVAKAVNKSLII, encoded by the coding sequence ATGTTAAAAGATTTAAAAGTTAAGAATCATAAAGGAGAAGTTAAGATAGGAGAGTTAAAAATCGGTAGTAATGAATTAGTAGTAATGGCTGGACCTTGTGCAGTGGAAAGTAGAGAACAGATACTTAAGGCAGCAGAAGAAGTTAAAAAGAATGGAGGTCAAATACTAAGAGGTGGAGCCTTTAAACCACGCACCTCACCATATAGTTTCCAAGGTTTAGGTGAAGAAGGGCTAAAGTTATTAGCTGAAGCTCGAGAAAAAAAAGGACTTAAAATAATTACTGAGGTAATAGATTCGGAAGCTATTGAGTTAGTAGATAATTATGCTGATATTCTGCAAATTGGTTCTCGAAATATGCAGAATTATGGTTTATTAAAGAAATTAGGAAAAGTTGATACACCAGTGATGTTAAAAAGAGGTTATGCAGCAACTATTAAAGAATGGTTATTATCAGCTGAATATATCATTTCTCATGGTAATCCAGATGTTATACTCTGTGAAAGAGGAATTAGAACATTTGAGACAGCTACACGAAATACTTTAGATTTAAATGCAATTGCTTTAGTAAAGGAGTTGACCAATTTACCAGTAATTATAGATCCAAGTCATGGAACAGGAAAAAGGAGCTTAGTTAACCCTTTAGCTAAAGCCGGGATTAGTGTAGGGGCTGATGGTATTATTGTAGAAATGCATCCTAACCCAGCAGAAGCTCTTTGTGATGGAGAGCAATCATTAACTATAAGTGATTTTGCTTTATTAATAGATGATTTAGAGAAAGTAGCTAAAGCAGTGAATAAAAGTTTGATTATTTGA
- a CDS encoding methyl-accepting chemotaxis protein — MKSFNISATRKMQFAFLIIVIAIVANGYLVYLNTSSIQEDVFYIKERAIPIAKNNAPIEQKTVETRLGIYKWLVGEGELKVVKENLKELESLVKKEKELVEDKDLTTALDNILKVRKDYETALLNYTLSNDPKYYDKMNKLGNKITELTKQNGAKTWNKVNQEIDNVSKQVQVIKQKTIIFSLVCGLIGILIGLILNKNLNTVVNKIKDATNSAVDEAQKSKERTDEMLDSAKEVESSINDASEFVEIMDENTDEVATAINQVSSSIVNISSTVEELSSKSQNILDSISGVHDKVEKASSRVEQGHNIVEQGVESIFALNNKIEDISEMSSRIMDITEQTNLLALNAAIEAARAGEKGQGFAVVAEEVRELAEMSAETAENIKKVISGIKESADSTIAIMVGKQDKRKAETYDNVQGIFNLIESEVKEITETVNNIVKVIEEQAAGNQEMTASTEEISATTEEVASQTDEVAEASYQLKENVSRIIEAKEILLEDINNQVESSNEQLESTEAIEDANKLLK; from the coding sequence GTGAAATCCTTTAATATCAGCGCTACACGTAAAATGCAGTTTGCTTTTTTAATTATTGTCATTGCAATAGTAGCTAATGGTTATTTAGTATATCTTAATACAAGTAGCATACAAGAAGATGTCTTTTATATTAAAGAGAGGGCAATTCCGATTGCTAAGAATAATGCTCCTATTGAACAAAAGACAGTAGAGACTAGATTAGGGATATATAAGTGGTTAGTAGGAGAAGGTGAATTAAAAGTAGTAAAAGAAAATCTTAAAGAATTAGAAAGCTTAGTTAAAAAAGAGAAGGAGTTAGTTGAAGATAAAGATTTAACAACTGCATTGGATAATATCTTAAAAGTAAGGAAAGATTACGAGACTGCTCTTTTAAATTATACTTTAAGTAATGACCCTAAATATTATGATAAGATGAATAAATTAGGAAATAAAATTACTGAATTGACTAAACAAAATGGAGCTAAGACTTGGAATAAAGTTAATCAAGAGATAGACAATGTCTCTAAACAGGTTCAAGTTATTAAACAGAAGACAATTATATTTAGCTTAGTATGTGGCTTAATAGGAATATTAATAGGATTAATACTTAATAAAAATTTAAATACAGTAGTAAACAAGATAAAGGATGCTACTAATTCAGCTGTGGATGAAGCCCAAAAATCGAAAGAAAGAACAGACGAAATGTTAGATTCTGCTAAAGAAGTAGAGAGTTCTATAAATGATGCTTCTGAATTTGTTGAAATTATGGATGAAAATACTGATGAAGTTGCGACTGCTATTAATCAAGTTTCAAGTTCAATTGTTAATATTTCAAGTACAGTTGAAGAGCTATCTAGTAAATCACAGAATATCTTAGATTCGATTTCTGGAGTGCATGATAAGGTTGAAAAAGCTAGTAGTAGGGTAGAGCAAGGACATAATATAGTAGAGCAAGGTGTAGAATCTATATTTGCTCTTAATAATAAAATAGAAGATATTAGTGAAATGTCTAGTAGAATCATGGATATAACTGAACAGACAAATTTATTAGCTTTAAATGCTGCTATAGAAGCAGCTAGAGCTGGAGAAAAAGGACAAGGCTTTGCAGTAGTAGCAGAAGAGGTACGTGAGTTAGCTGAAATGAGTGCAGAAACTGCTGAAAATATAAAGAAAGTTATTTCTGGTATAAAAGAATCAGCCGATTCCACCATAGCTATTATGGTTGGCAAACAGGATAAAAGGAAAGCAGAAACTTATGATAACGTGCAAGGTATTTTTAATTTAATAGAAAGTGAAGTCAAAGAGATAACTGAAACAGTAAATAATATTGTAAAGGTGATAGAAGAACAGGCAGCCGGAAATCAAGAGATGACTGCTTCAACAGAAGAAATTTCAGCTACGACTGAAGAAGTTGCTAGTCAAACTGATGAAGTAGCAGAAGCTTCTTACCAATTAAAAGAGAATGTAAGTAGAATTATAGAAGCTAAAGAGATATTATTAGAAGATATTAATAATCAAGTTGAGAGCTCTAATGAACAATTAGAATCAACTGAGGCTATAGAAGATGCTAATAAACTTTTAAAGTAA
- a CDS encoding rhodanese-like domain-containing protein — translation MHKKRLILVTLVIVMIFTFSSMASAASPQVKKELTNYLNNIPEDFDVIFARGVNFKLKTGKDIFVLDVREPAEYKSGHIPTAVNIPIRSVMDNLDQLPNKETLIVAYCKTGIRAAYVTEALQVLGYNAKDLVMGIEGWEESNLPIQK, via the coding sequence GTGCATAAAAAAAGATTAATTTTAGTCACTCTTGTGATAGTTATGATTTTCACGTTTTCAAGTATGGCAAGTGCTGCTTCACCTCAGGTGAAGAAAGAATTAACAAATTATCTTAATAATATTCCTGAAGATTTTGATGTAATTTTTGCTAGAGGTGTAAATTTCAAGTTGAAGACAGGTAAGGATATATTTGTATTAGATGTAAGGGAGCCGGCGGAATATAAAAGTGGACATATTCCCACAGCTGTAAATATTCCTATTCGTTCAGTAATGGATAACCTAGATCAGTTACCTAATAAAGAAACATTAATAGTGGCTTATTGTAAGACTGGGATTAGAGCAGCTTATGTTACAGAAGCATTACAAGTGTTAGGATATAATGCTAAAGATTTAGTTATGGGAATAGAAGGTTGGGAAGAATCAAATTTACCTATTCAAAAATAG
- a CDS encoding aminotransferase class III-fold pyridoxal phosphate-dependent enzyme has product MFACEHEDVIGKIQPKIKEVADKLEEFGALDHVGDLRQRGLMIGIELVKDKVTKEPYDWQKKIGAKVCMKAREKRMIIRTLGSVVVFMPSLCSTKKELQDMLDIIYECIEEVTE; this is encoded by the coding sequence ATGTTCGCTTGTGAACATGAAGATGTAATTGGTAAGATTCAGCCTAAAATAAAAGAGGTTGCAGACAAGCTAGAGGAATTTGGTGCATTAGATCATGTAGGTGATCTGCGACAGAGAGGTTTAATGATAGGTATAGAGTTAGTTAAAGATAAAGTAACTAAAGAACCATATGACTGGCAGAAAAAAATAGGGGCTAAAGTTTGTATGAAGGCTAGAGAAAAAAGAATGATTATTCGAACTTTAGGTAGTGTAGTAGTCTTTATGCCATCTTTATGTAGCACAAAGAAAGAATTACAAGATATGTTAGATATAATTTATGAATGCATAGAAGAGGTTACAGAATAA
- a CDS encoding aminotransferase class I/II-fold pyridoxal phosphate-dependent enzyme — protein sequence MNILILKARTFIYSTVLSPGTIAASLASLDYLGNNCEILEELWGNIRLLKTGLTDLGYKLVPSQSAIIPIMIGNERDPMELSTGLLEDILKENHNEIAALIIEPLVLVEPERCSLVNMKM from the coding sequence TTGAACATTTTAATCTTAAAGGCAAGAACATTTATTTATTCTACAGTTTTATCACCTGGAACTATAGCAGCGAGTCTTGCCTCGTTAGATTACCTGGGAAATAATTGCGAAATTTTGGAGGAATTATGGGGAAATATCAGATTATTAAAAACAGGTTTAACAGATTTAGGATATAAATTAGTACCTAGTCAGAGTGCAATTATCCCGATCATGATTGGAAATGAACGTGATCCCATGGAATTAAGTACAGGTTTGTTAGAAGATATATTAAAGGAGAATCATAATGAGATAGCTGCTTTAATAATTGAGCCGTTAGTTTTGGTAGAACCGGAAAGATGTTCGCTTGTGAACATGAAGATGTAA
- the bioB gene encoding biotin synthase BioB: MERIEEIFDKVMVGEDITVEEAKELSKVNDNQILDLIVMSKKITDKFTDGEIDFCSIVNAKSGSCSEDCKFCAQSAHYDVEVTDYSMLLEDEIIEKAKKKEEQGADHFGIVTSGKGVISDGEVQKLIKVIKRLNQETDLKVCLSLGTLSKKAAEELAGSGLNRYHHNLETSRSYFSEICTTHNYQERVETVANVKEVGLEICCGGIIGLGESFADRIEMAFELKRLDVDSVPINILNPVEGTPLEDNERLEPLEILKTIAIFRFILPDKLIRYGGGREDNLRDLQSLGVLAGVNGLLIGNYLTTKGREATEDIQMIKDLGLI; the protein is encoded by the coding sequence ATGGAGAGAATAGAAGAAATCTTTGATAAAGTAATGGTGGGCGAAGATATAACGGTAGAAGAAGCAAAAGAGTTAAGTAAAGTAAATGATAACCAGATATTAGATTTAATTGTCATGTCTAAAAAGATAACTGATAAATTTACCGATGGAGAGATAGACTTTTGTTCTATTGTTAATGCTAAATCCGGAAGCTGTTCTGAGGATTGTAAGTTCTGTGCTCAATCTGCTCATTATGACGTAGAGGTAACAGATTATTCAATGTTACTTGAGGATGAGATAATAGAAAAGGCTAAAAAGAAGGAAGAGCAGGGAGCAGACCATTTTGGGATAGTTACTAGTGGTAAAGGTGTAATAAGTGACGGTGAAGTACAGAAATTAATTAAAGTAATTAAACGATTGAATCAAGAGACGGATTTAAAAGTCTGTCTTTCATTAGGAACATTAAGTAAGAAGGCAGCTGAAGAATTAGCAGGTTCAGGATTAAATAGGTATCATCATAATCTAGAAACATCACGGAGTTATTTTTCAGAAATATGTACAACTCATAATTATCAAGAACGAGTAGAGACTGTTGCTAATGTCAAAGAAGTAGGATTAGAAATCTGTTGTGGTGGAATTATCGGTTTAGGTGAGAGTTTTGCAGATAGAATTGAAATGGCTTTTGAATTAAAAAGGCTGGACGTAGATTCTGTACCGATTAATATTCTTAATCCAGTAGAAGGAACTCCTCTAGAAGATAATGAAAGATTGGAACCATTAGAAATTTTAAAGACTATAGCCATATTTAGATTTATTTTGCCGGATAAGTTAATTAGATATGGTGGAGGTCGTGAAGATAATTTAAGAGATTTACAGTCTCTAGGAGTATTAGCAGGAGTGAATGGATTATTAATTGGTAACTATTTAACTACTAAAGGCCGAGAAGCAACAGAGGATATTCAAATGATTAAAGACTTAGGATTAATTTAA
- the queG gene encoding tRNA epoxyqueuosine(34) reductase QueG — MTLTEEIKRHAKEIGIDDIRITDTEPFLEIREFLKKAKEQGYLSKFVHDDLELITDPKQVISKAKTVIVCAISYKVELEDDEQSNSGLRGKLSRFAWGQDYHRVLGDKLDQLIDFLHTKSDQVQAKKFVDTGPTVDRALARRSGIGWQGKNCSIINPEYGSWIFIGGVITNLELEIDSELEKECGECRECIESCPTGALKDDYTLDSNRCLGYITLSKGYLDEKDRKKIGTRLWGCDTCQEVCCHNQEVKSGNHPEFLPQTIEAYPHLPSLLKLTNKEYKEKFMPTPMNWRGKRSIQRNAAVILGNLKDDKAVPHLIEGLNDPKPIVRAHSAWALGEIGEVIAVEALKKALDKEKDQEVIGELEKAINRLTR; from the coding sequence ATGACATTAACAGAAGAAATTAAGAGACATGCTAAAGAGATTGGGATAGATGATATTAGAATTACAGATACAGAGCCTTTTTTAGAAATTAGAGAATTCTTAAAGAAAGCAAAAGAGCAAGGGTATCTTTCTAAATTTGTTCATGATGATTTAGAATTAATTACTGACCCTAAGCAAGTAATATCTAAAGCTAAGACAGTTATTGTCTGTGCTATTTCATATAAAGTAGAATTAGAAGATGATGAGCAATCCAATTCAGGCTTAAGAGGCAAGTTATCTAGATTTGCTTGGGGCCAAGATTATCATAGAGTATTAGGAGATAAGTTGGATCAATTAATAGATTTTTTACATACTAAATCAGATCAAGTGCAAGCTAAAAAATTTGTAGATACTGGACCGACAGTTGATCGAGCCTTAGCTCGGCGTTCAGGAATTGGCTGGCAAGGGAAGAATTGTAGTATCATTAATCCAGAATACGGTTCTTGGATCTTTATAGGCGGAGTTATTACTAACTTAGAATTAGAGATAGATTCTGAATTAGAGAAAGAATGTGGAGAATGTAGGGAATGTATTGAATCCTGTCCTACGGGAGCACTTAAAGATGATTATACATTAGATAGTAATAGATGTTTAGGCTACATTACTTTAAGTAAAGGTTATCTTGATGAAAAGGATAGGAAGAAGATAGGGACTAGATTATGGGGATGTGATACTTGTCAAGAAGTCTGTTGCCATAATCAAGAAGTAAAAAGCGGGAATCATCCAGAATTTTTACCACAGACTATAGAAGCTTATCCTCATCTACCATCTTTATTAAAATTAACAAATAAAGAATATAAAGAAAAATTCATGCCTACTCCTATGAATTGGCGGGGTAAGCGGTCCATTCAACGTAATGCTGCTGTGATTTTAGGTAACTTAAAAGATGATAAAGCAGTACCTCATTTAATAGAAGGTTTAAATGACCCTAAGCCGATTGTTAGAGCTCACTCTGCTTGGGCATTAGGAGAGATAGGTGAGGTTATTGCAGTAGAAGCATTAAAGAAGGCTTTGGATAAGGAGAAAGACCAAGAAGTAATTGGAGAGTTAGAGAAAGCAATTAATCGATTAACTAGGTAG
- a CDS encoding ferritin — MLSKKLVDELNEQLKYEFYSSHYYIALAAYFRKEDLDGIAHFFLEQAKEERFHAMKYFDFIDKIGEEIQIRTFEQPKGKFESIEEAFKAVVDHEEYMTERIYKMIKCAQNEHEYATASFLKWFVDEQVEEEHKAKNLLKKVQRIVEDSQGLLMLDNELSKRRFTPPKGTKI; from the coding sequence ATGTTATCGAAAAAATTAGTTGATGAATTAAATGAACAATTAAAGTATGAGTTTTATTCAAGTCATTATTATATAGCCTTGGCTGCCTATTTTAGGAAGGAAGACTTAGATGGCATTGCTCATTTTTTTTTAGAGCAAGCTAAAGAAGAAAGATTTCATGCCATGAAGTACTTTGATTTTATAGATAAGATAGGGGAAGAAATCCAAATCCGTACCTTTGAGCAGCCTAAAGGTAAATTTGAGTCTATTGAAGAAGCATTTAAGGCTGTCGTAGACCATGAAGAATATATGACTGAGCGGATATATAAGATGATAAAGTGTGCACAAAATGAACATGAATATGCTACTGCCAGTTTCTTAAAATGGTTTGTTGATGAACAAGTGGAAGAAGAGCATAAAGCAAAGAATTTATTGAAGAAGGTGCAGAGAATAGTTGAAGATAGTCAAGGACTTTTAATGCTTGATAACGAATTATCCAAAAGGAGATTCACACCACCGAAAGGAACTAAGATATAG
- a CDS encoding amidohydrolase family protein, giving the protein MNITQVDTNEKLIILAGTLIDGTGEEPQDSQAIIIEDQLIQNIIPQNRLNNYPNINEYQQIDLNDLTILPGLIDSHVHLALDGIDFKKTTEEWDSPAKVQSRIEKELANTLNHGIVAIRDGGDKAKIGLESKKKVNQNEIAGPQIIATGQAAYKKGNYGSFLGPGINCRKGIQSEISRLTQLDIDQLKVLVSGIVSFSDYGKVGDVQFTNKELKYIVDLTHHLGLEVMAHSSSNEAVEVSIEAGVDTLEHGYFLSEESLKRLAEKEIPWIPTVVPVANQLKVPQDYSEDGLDVIKRTYELQLEMIDKAAELGVKLGIGTDAGAYQVRHGLSYYRELELFNQTSLSPLEIIKAATYNNAEIIELNDELGSIEIGKRASLIGVKDNPLENLSTLKKPERVIYSPNNQQVKNEELHA; this is encoded by the coding sequence ATGAATATTACTCAAGTAGATACTAACGAAAAACTAATTATCTTAGCAGGTACTCTAATCGATGGTACTGGCGAGGAACCGCAAGATAGCCAGGCAATAATTATTGAAGACCAACTAATTCAAAATATCATTCCCCAGAATAGATTAAATAATTACCCTAATATTAATGAGTATCAACAAATCGATTTAAATGATTTAACTATATTACCGGGATTGATTGACTCCCACGTTCATTTAGCTTTAGATGGAATAGATTTTAAGAAGACTACTGAAGAATGGGATTCACCAGCTAAAGTACAGAGTAGAATTGAAAAAGAATTAGCAAATACTTTAAACCATGGCATAGTGGCTATTAGAGACGGCGGTGATAAAGCAAAGATAGGTTTAGAAAGTAAGAAAAAAGTAAATCAAAATGAAATTGCAGGACCACAGATTATTGCCACTGGGCAGGCTGCATATAAGAAAGGCAATTATGGCTCGTTCTTAGGTCCTGGCATTAACTGTCGCAAGGGTATTCAATCAGAAATTAGTAGGCTTACTCAACTAGATATTGATCAATTAAAAGTATTGGTTTCAGGAATAGTCAGCTTTAGTGACTATGGCAAAGTAGGAGATGTTCAGTTTACTAACAAAGAATTAAAATATATAGTTGATTTAACACATCACTTAGGATTAGAAGTAATGGCTCATTCCAGCTCTAATGAAGCTGTAGAAGTCTCTATTGAAGCAGGAGTAGATACTTTAGAGCATGGTTATTTTCTAAGTGAAGAGTCATTAAAAAGATTAGCTGAAAAAGAAATCCCTTGGATTCCAACTGTTGTACCGGTTGCTAATCAATTAAAAGTGCCACAAGATTATTCAGAAGATGGATTAGATGTTATCAAACGCACTTATGAATTACAGTTGGAGATGATAGATAAAGCCGCAGAATTAGGGGTTAAACTAGGAATCGGTACTGATGCTGGAGCCTATCAAGTTCGCCATGGACTCTCTTATTATAGAGAGTTAGAATTATTTAATCAGACATCCCTAAGCCCTTTAGAAATCATTAAAGCAGCTACCTATAATAATGCTGAAATAATAGAGTTAAATGATGAATTAGGTAGTATAGAAATAGGAAAAAGAGCAAGCTTAATCGGGGTTAAGGATAATCCTTTAGAAAATTTATCTACTTTAAAGAAACCAGAAAGAGTTATTTATAGTCCAAATAATCAACAGGTTAAAAATGAGGAATTGCATGCATAG
- a CDS encoding DUF1540 domain-containing protein, protein MAKVGCEVTECIYNKQKACDAGKIEIQNDGHQDTDCKTFSTK, encoded by the coding sequence GTGGCTAAAGTAGGATGTGAAGTAACAGAATGTATTTATAATAAGCAGAAGGCTTGTGATGCAGGTAAAATTGAGATTCAAAATGATGGACATCAGGACACAGATTGTAAGACTTTTAGTACAAAATAA
- a CDS encoding DUF1540 domain-containing protein: MTEIICYAENCDNHGKPNKCKLEGITVTKGELPKDGTDDTNCGDFQRMNI; encoded by the coding sequence ATGACAGAAATTATCTGTTACGCTGAGAACTGTGATAATCATGGTAAGCCTAACAAATGTAAATTAGAAGGGATTACTGTAACTAAAGGTGAGTTACCAAAAGACGGTACCGATGATACTAATTGCGGTGACTTTCAACGGATGAATATCTAA